A stretch of the Acyrthosiphon pisum isolate AL4f chromosome A2, pea_aphid_22Mar2018_4r6ur, whole genome shotgun sequence genome encodes the following:
- the LOC100168823 gene encoding serine protease nudel, with amino-acid sequence MSNINSSTLKLLYENNMPFWKRKCFILLILISTTFLGLLTYYATRDIFNQGMDTNTGNNLNRTLRSPLNAENLYKSESSGTISNVAQPYYNNSNFQTVSDDVHKQEISVTCELNNRLKSLMYEIKRLYNSLNRLDVQFNRDKRGLREETTIVDCVEMKGKFNKIYEDLNRISKALSMVDDNGICRCKCPLDTSTTVGTTTEVSHLTKIPFDQRTFTPGNLNEYAPATGEKTKQSKKIIFSKYTPQSVTNQLGSFSDDEIITTTSNEENEFSTTLSSTLGGTTIQEDTVRTVDTKGDLSPEMSIAVTNIVNREDNTQPTAGPQIIYFTGIIPNDSENIQTHITSDTSTSSTDIMDPNENIRTTELNNDRITTTHENNSNKDVFFNFTAENENISETTTEILGHENNHSNTYYITKKNSESLNENENISKSTTDILSKPDNRYDITYITEESSESTSENENISGSTTEISELDINHNKTYYVTEKTPQSTSENENTSGSTTEISELDKNYSEAYVTEKTLEFTSKIENITKSIAGTSKPDDNNYSDTDVTDRTVDFIENSKNRNNTVVNERTSSEDRGEKHYDKPKDGQNTNHSTTIIIGNTNTENVNHSNNKDDDDDEKSTLQQPEVIQQLKVQPKTYPICFYPAPCSPNVVNYQQINELQDANTNTIQYTAQSLNAYKRKPPVATVIQNDYPVLLICRTDVVCSVADFAGQPNRLHCMYSVNVNKNNENTSNQTIKNYYNSTKNAAAVTSAKSAARNNGDILTGNLDCPSNTFPCVDNSGCVDTENWCDGRIHCDDASDESQCNCKQRIDKDKLCDGYYDCPSGEDELGCFGCNNETFSCGDWDIVLQRSSCFERRNRCDYIKNCPNGRDEDECTLLSRHLENPNQIFFISYSSGYLHHNWKGNWYPMCGNDQIHTWAEKACTVESGEMSKPNKVEYTNELTTYNGPYINIDGNNQIILLNECKHQGIFVECEPEMCGIRSDLKFNKNIDPDRMRRSPYLEPSSNITSRFTRSKDPRVVGGIASNPGAWPWLIALYQDGIFHCGGVILSDQWVLTAAHCVNQYKKHFYEVQAGILRRFSFSPMEQSRIVTHAIIHTQYSRSTMENDLALLRLDRSLEFNRWIRPVCLPDSKLSWIPFPGTMCTAVGWGATVEHGPDPDNMREVEVPILAECTHKSDIDGKEICAGYLSGGHDTCQGDSGGPLLCREPNNLNKWYVAGIVSHGEGCARPMEPGVYTRVALYMDWIFKATEENNLPQERPLQYCPGIRCKTGKQCIPTKRQCDKYVDCMNAEDEQNCDYTGSQYQVNLYRSRNTDHSNLKYSKLKSAGQPLRGVNVNFTTPKLAPTTVASVRSNVTPLSKYDINANPRDRDVVKVETKTTVAAVKEKNNSNNITRLNDTVINALSQLFDNQFTEKMFSCKRITQVVVYNHRCDGTVDCEDGTDEESCNCKIRLANMYNSSAICDGIMDCHNGADEADCVTSKCKADETTCGWPIKCVKKSAWCDGHVNCIDGSDEKYCVAITNGTTAVTSDGTGRPTLRQSGMVAVNRNGVWRVRCIHDDAVVKIAHDTCSSLGYSHSEHYAKRMSWNSALPLKTNKLKISDVCEGLFVKCAGKKTVDEKRYHWHADILVNGTLVQSGVLLKDSWVLVKRIGLNLNKSYATAVLGGSTYSIIWIKSPYEQIVRVDGIREVPGEDFDLLHLASPATVSRGVAPLEVLPFQPSPWLNGTCYAIGYTNDQHNNKTEVAFLRPDTEHCDDPNELCFTVSQIPRSCSNGKNMSHVTAVICESNFGLFLAAPSIQSDMNLCDRNVRIRLPIAECLMNKIAEITDESVKTTPVPFCNGKRCELGECIPWERVCDGVPDCRDEQDETIKMCQERTDKCKTNDNMCICDVGSFRCANGKCVEKTAFCDGLNNCGDGTDEPKTCEKNTCVDYLKLTAPERLCDGRWDCLDKTDEEFANCPSYCNRTNVYHCQSSNKCISTELVCDGEEDCPESDDEAECIGLITPAGKKNEGVLAVRSYGHWHEQCITDDYTDVDYHSLCRALGFRHAVGIKKAVGTSVDFENFMVVQLNAGTDVIIRSATKDILQRRTDLACTATYVMCSST; translated from the exons ATGTCCAATATCAATTCTTCTACATTAAAGTTgctgtatgaaaataatatgccgTTTTGGAAAAGAAAatgctttattttattaatattaatttcaacaaCTTTCCTCGGTTTATTAACATATTACGCCACACGCGATATTTTTAATCAAG gtaTGGATACCAATActggtaataatttaaatagaacaTTACGATCACCGCTCAACGCCGAAAATCTATATAAATCAGAGAGTTCTGGCACAATATCTAATGTAGCccagccatattataataatagtaattttcaGACGGTTTCAGATGACGTCCATAAACAAGAAATATCTGTCACGTGTGAATTAAATAACAGATTAAAAAGTcttatgtatgaaataaaaaggCTGTACAACAGTTTAAATCGATTAGATGTTCAGTTTAATCGAGATAAACGGGGTCTGCGTGAAGAAACAACGATTGTAGACTGTGTAGAAATGAAgggtaaattcaataaaatttacgAGGACTTAAATCGGATATCTAAAGCATTATCAATGGTTGACGACAATGGAATATGCCGTTGTAAATGTCCACTAGACACTAGCACGACTGTCGGCACAACAACTGAAGTCTCACATTTAACCAAAATACCATTTGATCAAAGAACATTCACACCAggaaatttaaatgaatatgcACCTGCTACGGGTGAAAAAACGaaacaatcaaaaaaaattatattttctaagtaCACACCTCAAAGTGTAACCAATCAATTAGGTAGTTTTTCTGATGACGAAATCATTACTACAACTTCGAATGAAGAAAATGAATTCTCTACTACGTTATCATCGACACTTGGAGGTACCACTATCCAGGAAGACACCGTTAGAACTGTCGATACAAAAGGAGATCTATCACCGGAAATGTCCATTGCGGTAACTAATATAGTTAATCGTGAAGATAATACTCAACCAACTGCTGGacctcaaataatatattttaccggTATTATACCCAATGACAGTGAAAACATACAAACACATATTACTTCCGATACGTCAACCAGTTCAACAGACATTATGGATCCAAACGAAAATATTAGaacaacagaattaaataacGACAGAATAACTACTACACACGAGAACAATTCGAATAAAGACGTTTTTTTCAACTTTACAGctgaaaatgaaaacatttctGAGACAACTACAGAAATATTAGGACATGAAAATAATCATAGCAATACTtactatattacaaaaaaaaattcggaatcattaaatgaaaatgaaaatatttctaaatcgaCAACGGATATATTATCAAAACCTGACAACAGATATGACATCACTTATATTACAGAAGAATCGTCGGAATCGACATcagaaaatgaaaacatttcaGGATCGACTACAGAAATATCAGAACTTGACATAAAtcataacaaaacatattatgttacagaAAAAACTCCGCAATCGACAtctgaaaatgaaaatacttcAGGATCGACTACAGAAATATCAGAACTTGACAAAAATTATTCAGAAGCATATGTTACAGAAAAAACTTTAGAATTCACatccaaaattgaaaatattacaaaatcaattGCAGGAACATCAAAACCCgatgacaataattatagtgaCACTGATGTTACAGACAGAACAgttgattttattgaaaatagtaaaaatagaaataacacAGTTGTAAATGAAAGAACTTCGTCGGAAGACCGCGGTGAAAAACATTACGATAAACCTAAAGACGGACAAAACACTAATCATTCGacaactataattataggtaacacTAACACAGAAAACGTAAACCACTCGAATAacaaagacgacgacgacgacgaaaaaAGTACCCTACAGCAGCCTGAAGTGATACAACAACTGAAAGTACAACCGAAAACGTATCCAATATGCTTTTACCCGGCACCGTGTTCACCGAACGTAGTGAATTATCAACAAATTAATGAGCTGCAAGACGCGAATACAAATACCATACAGTATACGGCACAGTCGCTGAACGCGTATAAAAGAAAACCACCGGTCGCCACAGTAATTCAAAACGATTACCCGGTGTTGTTAATTTGTCGAACGGACGTGGTTTGCTCGGTTGCCGATTTCGCGGGACAACCGAACAGGTTGCACTGTATGTATTCTGTGAACGTAaacaaaaacaatgaaaatacttCGAACCAAACGATAAAAAACTACTATAACAGCACGAAAAACGCAGCCGCGGTGACAAGCGCCAAGAGCGCTGCAAGAAACAACGGCGACATTTTAAcgg GTAATCTCGATTGTCCGTCGAATACATTTCCGTGCGTGGACAACTCCGGGTGTGTGGACACCGAAAACTGGTGCGACGGCCGAATTCATTGCGATGACGCGAGTGATGAAAGCCAGTGTAATTGCAAACAACGAATAGACAAAGACAAATTGTGTGACGGATATTACGACTGTCCGAGTGGAGAAGACGAATTGGGATGTTTCG GTTGTAATAACGAAACGTTTAGTTGTGGCGATTGGGATATTGTTTTACAGCGTTCCAGCTGTTTCGAAAGACGAAATCGTTgtgattacataaaaaattgtccTAACGGCCGCGATGAAGACGAATGCACTTTGTTATCTAGACACCTTGAAAATCCGAATCAA atatttttcatttcatacTCGTCCGGTTATCTGCACCATAATTGGAAAGGAAATTGGTACCCAATGTGTGGTAACGATCAAATCCACACGTGGGCGGAAAAAGCGTGTACGGTTGAGTCTGGAGAAATGTCAAA GCCAAATAAAGTAGAGTATACGAATGAGCTGACTACTTATAACGGTCCGTATATCAATATCGATGGaaacaatcaaattatattattaaacgaatgCAAGCACCAAGGGATCTTTGTCGAATGTGAACCAGAAATGTGTGGCATACGTTCCGATCTTAAATTCAACAAAAACATTGATCCCGATAGAATGAGAAGAAGCCCTTATTTAGAACCATCGAGTAACATCACCTCGCGCTTTACGAGGTCGAAAGATCCTAGAGTAGTTGGAGGCATCGCCAGCAACCCTGGAGCGTGGCCGTGGCTCATTGCACTTTATCAGGATGGCATATTCCATTGTGGCGGTGTTATTTTAAGTGATCAATGGGTGTTGACCGCAGCGCACTGCGTTAATCA gtataagaaacatttttatgaagtGCAAGCAGGAATTTTGAGAAGATTTTCGTTTTCGCCCATGGAACAATCGAGAATAGTAACGCACGCAATAATCCACACTCAATATAGTAGATCGACGATGGAAAACGATTTGGCCTTGCTAAGATTGGATCGCAGTCTGGAATTTAACCGTTGGATTCGCCCAGTGTGTTTGCCCGATAGTAAATTGAGCTGGATTCCATTTCCGGGAACAATGTGTACAGCTGTTGGTTGGGGAGCTACGGTTGAACACGGACCAGACC ccgaCAACATGCGAGAGGTAGAAGTACCCATTCTTGCCGAGTGCACGCATAAATCTGATATAGATGGTAAAGAAATTTGTGCCGGGTATTTGAGTGGTGGCCACGATACTTGCCAAGGAGATAGTGGAGGTCCACTGCTTTGCAGAGAACCTAACAATCTGAATAAATGGTATGTGGCTGGCATAGTTAGCCACGGCGAAGGATGTGCGAGACCTATGGAACCCGGAGTATACACTAGAGTCGCGTTGTATATGGATTGGATTTTTAAAGCTACTG aaGAGAACAATTTGCCACAAGAACGTCCACTACAGTATTGTCCAGGAATCCGATGCAAAACCGGAAAACAATGTATTCCGACCAAACGTCAATGTGACAAATATGTGGACTGTATGAACGCGGAAGACGAACAAAATTGTGATTATACCGGTTCTCAGTATCAAGTGAATTTATATCGGTCGAGAAATACTGATCATAGCAATTTAAAGTACAGTAAATTAAAAAGTGCTGGACAGCCACTGCGAGGTGTTAATGTGAATTTCACCACTCCAAAACTGGCGCCGACTACGGTGGCGTCTGTAAGATCAAACGTAACACCattgtcaaaatatgatatCAACGCTAATCCCCGGGACAGAGACGTCGTTAAAGTCGAAACTAAAACGACCGTAGCGGCTgtcaaagaaaaaaacaatagtaataatattactcgaCTAAATGATACGGTTATCAATGCTTTGAGTCAACTTTTCGACAACCAGTTTACAGAAAAAATGTTCAGCTGTAAAAG AATAACTCAAGTGGTGGTGTACAACCACCGATGCGACGGCACGGTGGACTGCGAGGATGGGACGGACGAAGAGTCTTGCAACTGCAAAATAAGACTGGCGAACATGTACAATTCATCGGCCATCTGCGATGGGATCATGGATTGTCACAACGGCGCGGACGAGGCCGATTGCGTTACGTCCAAGTGCAAAGCTGACGAGACTACTTGTGGCTGGCCGATAAAATGCGTCAAGAAAAGCGCGTGGTGCGACGGGCACGTGAACTGCATCGACGGCAGTGATGAGAAATACTGTG tGGCAATCACGAACGGCACAACAGCTGTGACGTCGGACGGGACCGGACGGCCGACGTTACGACAATCTGGCATGGTGGCCGTGAACCGCAACGGTGTCTGGAGGGTGAGGTGCATACATGATGATGCAGTTGTTAAGATAGCACACGACACTTGTTCCAGTCTAGGTTACTC TCACTCGGAACACTATGCCAAGAGAATGTCGTGGAACAGTGCTCTGCCTTTGAAAACGAACAAATTGAAGATCAGCGACGTGTGCGAAGGGCTTTTCGTGAAATGCGCAGGAAAGAAAACGGTAGACGAGAAACGGTACCATTGGCATGCTGACATCTTAGTGAACGGTACACTCGTTCAATCCGGAGTGCTGCTGAAGGACTCGTGGGTGCTTGTCAAAAGAATCGGTTTAAA tttaaaCAAGTCGTACGCGACGGCAGTGTTGGGTGGCAGCACGTATTCGATCATCTGGATCAAGTCACCGTACGAACAGATCGTCCGGGTCGATGGGATCAGAGAAGTTCCCGGTGAAGATTTTGATTTGCTTCATTTGGCTAGTCCGGCAACCGTGAGCAGAGGCGTGGCCCCATTAGAAGTTCTGCCGTTCCAGCCATCGCCTTGGCTGAATGGCACTTGCTACGCGATTGGCTACACAAACGACCAGCATAACAATAAAACAGAAGTTGCTTTCCTTCGACCAGATACCGAACATTGCGACGACCCTAACGAGTTGTGCTTTACTGTGTCACAAATACCCCGATCATGTTCA AATGGAAAAAATATGTCTCACGTGACCGCGGTCATCTGTGAATCAAATTTCGGTTTGTTTCTGGCCGCACCATCGATCCAGTCCGACATGAACCTATGCGATCGTAACGTGCGAATCCGGCTACCCATAGCTGAATGTCTGATGAACAAAATTGCGGAAATCACTG ACGAAAGCGTGAAAACGACACCCGTTCCCTTTTGTAACGGCAAACGCTGCGAGCTTGGCGAGTGCATCCCGTGGGAAAGAGTGTGCGACGGAGTACCTGATTGTCGTGACGAACAAGACGAAACGATTAAAATGTGCCAAGAGCGAACCGATAAATGCAAAACCAACGACAATATGTGca TCTGCGATGTGGGCAGTTTTCGTTGCGCCAACGGAAAATGTGTGGAGAAAACTGCATTTTGCGACGGACTCAACAACTGCGGCGACGGAACCGATGAACCAAAGACATGTGAGAAAAACACGTGCGTGGACTATCTAAAGCTCACGGCCCCGGAAAGATTGTGTGACGGACGTTGGGATTGTTTGGACAAGACGGACGAAGAGTTCGCGAACTGTCCCAGTTACTGCAACAGAACGAACGTTTATCATTGTCAATC ATCGAACAAATGTATATCTACGGAACTCGTGTGCGACGGCGAAGAAGATTGTCCCGAATCCGACGACGAAGCCGAATGCATTGGCTTAATCACTCCGGCTGGAAAAAA AAACGAAGGCGTGTTGGCGGTAAGGTCGTACGGGCACTGGCACGAACAGTGCATAACCGATGACTACACAGACGTCGATTACCATTCACTGTGCAGAGCCCTGGGATTCAGGCATGCGGTGGGCATAAAAAAGGCAGTCGGCACTAGCGTGGACTTCGAGAACTTCATGGTCGTCCAACTGAACGCCGGCACGGACGTCATCATCCGGTCGGCAACTAAAGACATCCTGCAGCGGCGGACTGACCTCGCGTGCACCGCCACGTACGTGATGTGTTCGAGCACATAA